One genomic region from Spiroplasma endosymbiont of Polydrusus cervinus encodes:
- a CDS encoding ParB/RepB/Spo0J family partition protein — protein MASNSKSRLSSKGLDKIFGEGINEVIKGIESNEELKATANEITLSEIFPSPHQPRKNFNKEELAELAQSIKEYGLIQPIIVKKTNNGYYLVAGERRSRAAKIAGLTTIQAIVVDFNDQQMKEVALIENIQRVDLNSIEEANAYKELIELLGLTQEELAQRIGKSRSHVTNTMRLLNLPTEIQTLLLENKVTMGQVKPLISLNIDRSELTSIINKIISLNLNARQVEDLVKEYNPKGSKPLLENNEKESSKRAVNEFLENKVMRKLGTKVVIDTDKILIKYSGIKDLNRILELLGLIDD, from the coding sequence ATGGCAAGTAACAGTAAAAGTCGATTAAGTTCAAAAGGGTTAGATAAAATCTTTGGTGAAGGAATTAATGAAGTAATTAAGGGAATTGAAAGTAACGAAGAATTAAAAGCAACCGCAAATGAAATTACTTTATCAGAAATTTTTCCTAGTCCCCATCAACCCCGAAAAAATTTTAATAAAGAAGAGTTGGCAGAATTAGCACAATCAATTAAAGAATATGGTTTAATTCAACCAATTATTGTTAAAAAAACTAATAATGGTTATTATCTTGTCGCGGGAGAACGTCGTAGTCGTGCGGCAAAAATAGCAGGCTTAACAACAATTCAAGCAATTGTCGTTGATTTTAATGACCAACAAATGAAAGAAGTTGCTTTAATTGAAAATATTCAACGGGTTGATTTAAATTCAATTGAAGAGGCTAATGCTTATAAAGAATTAATTGAATTACTAGGTTTAACGCAAGAAGAGTTAGCCCAACGAATTGGGAAATCACGTAGTCATGTAACAAATACGATGCGATTATTAAATTTACCAACCGAAATTCAAACTTTATTATTGGAAAACAAAGTAACAATGGGGCAAGTTAAACCATTAATTAGTTTAAATATTGATCGCAGTGAATTAACAAGCATTATTAATAAAATTATTAGTTTAAATTTAAATGCCCGCCAGGTAGAAGATTTAGTTAAAGAATATAATCCAAAAGGGTCAAAACCTTTGTTAGAAAATAATGAAAAAGAGAGTTCAAAGCGAGCTGTTAATGAGTTTTTGGAAAATAAAGTAATGCGTAAATTAGGAACAAAAGTCGTAATTGATACGGATAAAATTCTGATTAAGTACTCAGGAATTAAAGATTTAAATCGAATTTTGGAATTATTAGGTTTAATAGATGATTAA
- the ychF gene encoding redox-regulated ATPase YchF, which produces MALKMGIVGLPNVGKSTLFNAITNSQVEVANYPFATINPNVGTVEVPDERMDTLITLCEPHKTIHSTFEFYDIAGLIAGASKGEGLGNAFLQNIRETDAICMVICCFDNKDITHVEGTIDPIRDIEIINLELIISDQEQIKKRIDNVIKKAQIFKQKEGVFEYELLIKLAAALAENKLLKDVTLSDDELKAVKNFNLLTIKPFIYVANVAEADLNQLDNLYVKIVKEYASQQQIEVVVICAKIEEELSALEPADRELLMTDYGIKEGGLSQLIKKSYALLGLQTFFTAGKQEVRAWTFKKGATAPMCAGIIHSDFERGFIRAEVYSYADLVKCGSEKAVKENGHLRREGKTYVMQDGDVCFFKFNV; this is translated from the coding sequence ATGGCATTAAAAATGGGAATAGTTGGTTTACCAAATGTTGGTAAATCAACTTTATTTAACGCAATTACAAATTCACAAGTTGAAGTTGCCAATTATCCGTTTGCAACAATTAATCCTAATGTTGGAACAGTGGAAGTACCTGACGAACGAATGGATACTTTAATTACTTTATGTGAACCGCACAAAACAATTCATAGTACTTTTGAATTTTACGATATTGCCGGCTTAATTGCTGGTGCTAGCAAGGGTGAAGGCCTAGGGAATGCTTTTTTACAAAATATTCGGGAAACAGATGCCATTTGTATGGTTATTTGTTGTTTTGATAATAAAGATATTACCCATGTTGAAGGAACAATTGATCCAATTCGCGATATTGAAATCATTAATTTAGAATTAATTATTTCTGATCAAGAACAGATTAAAAAACGAATTGATAATGTTATCAAGAAAGCCCAAATTTTCAAACAAAAAGAAGGTGTTTTTGAATACGAATTATTGATAAAGTTAGCAGCAGCCTTAGCTGAAAATAAATTATTAAAAGATGTAACATTATCGGATGATGAACTAAAAGCAGTCAAGAATTTTAATTTATTAACAATTAAGCCATTTATTTATGTTGCGAATGTTGCTGAAGCTGATCTTAATCAACTCGATAATTTGTATGTTAAAATAGTGAAAGAATATGCTAGTCAACAACAAATTGAGGTTGTTGTTATTTGCGCTAAAATTGAAGAGGAGTTATCAGCCTTAGAACCAGCCGATCGTGAGTTACTAATGACTGATTATGGCATTAAAGAAGGTGGCTTAAGTCAGCTAATCAAAAAATCGTATGCTTTATTAGGATTACAAACATTTTTTACAGCTGGTAAGCAAGAAGTACGGGCATGAACTTTTAAAAAAGGCGCAACCGCGCCAATGTGTGCCGGGATTATTCACTCGGATTTTGAACGGGGGTTTATTCGTGCAGAAGTTTATTCATATGCTGATTTAGTGAAATGCGGCAGTGAAAAAGCAGTCAAAGAAAATGGCCACTTACGAAGGGAAGGAAAAACCTATGTCATGCAAGATGGCGATGTTTGTTTTTTTAAATTTAATGTTTAG
- a CDS encoding DDE-type integrase/transposase/recombinase: MKENNIQAEYVKRMRRKILIKQNRNKNIIKYPDLVNRNFNDIKERFSILFTDITYLIWNGKKHYQSTILDGYTKEIIDVKWSKFNNNKLVINNLNDAINKIKKIKKDLNKTIIHSDHGYQYTSKDYNSKCLDNKIIISMGKNYHCADNIIIESFHSLLKKGTIHNKNYKSHNEYINDVKKWNKWYSNQKEKYIINESL, translated from the coding sequence ATGAAAGAAAATAATATTCAAGCTGAATATGTAAAGCGTATGCGTAGAAAAATATTAATAAAACAAAATAGAAATAAAAATATAATTAAATATCCTGATTTAGTAAATCGTAATTTTAATGATATTAAAGAAAGATTTTCAATTTTATTTACTGATATAACTTATTTAATTTGAAATGGTAAAAAACATTATCAATCAACAATACTTGATGGATATACTAAAGAAATTATTGATGTAAAATGATCAAAATTTAATAATAACAAACTTGTAATTAATAATTTAAATGATGCAATTAATAAAATTAAAAAAATAAAAAAAGATTTAAATAAAACAATAATTCATTCAGATCACGGATATCAATATACATCTAAAGATTACAATAGTAAATGTTTAGATAACAAAATTATAATTTCAATGGGTAAAAATTATCATTGTGCAGACAACATTATTATTGAAAGTTTTCATTCATTACTTAAAAAAGGAACAATCCATAATAAAAATTATAAATCTCATAATGAATATATTAATGATGTTAAAAAATGAAATAAATGATATTCAAACCAAAAAGAAAAATATATAATAAATGAAAGTTTGTAA
- a CDS encoding amino acid permease — MEKNKKHVKFFEFLTVFSTAVGITIGIGIYLKNDNSEGHVLYFTQNPYLAIGLWVLVGILGMAMIMVFIEVTSVKTKSGHGTLASWANVLIGRKVGSLISLFYIFFYFPILLGLFPIFSINAMFDALAIESISKGTQNIISVSVGLVILILFFLLNIFLRNIGKWVQAIGTFIKFIPLLVSLVVGFIAPINGNVFDTYKDLKFGNFFMGLLPVLFSFDGFIYAAGLQKEVSNKNVVPKALFTAMLFITIFYILKVISLFLGTNDGSVFTLFKNVIEGPVAKILMWFIMLTALISINGLTFVAPSLGHTVQEENLIYIGKKELNYQQIGLIQMGITISFNLLLIGLSLGLIGDPMYLLDLSSNAVSFTAFLCYISLIIVICVNRYTKRVEVTKVKGMYYYAGFSLFLLIGSISYIMYSFFAFSSNHKTLYSLLIIIGGTLIMWGINELLLSTKGTPFPWQNNIKKPIG; from the coding sequence ATGGAAAAAAATAAAAAGCATGTTAAATTTTTTGAATTTCTGACTGTTTTTTCAACCGCCGTTGGAATTACAATCGGAATTGGAATTTATTTGAAAAATGATAATTCAGAAGGCCATGTTTTATATTTTACCCAAAATCCTTATTTAGCAATCGGGTTATGAGTCTTAGTTGGGATTTTAGGAATGGCAATGATTATGGTTTTTATTGAAGTCACATCTGTCAAAACAAAAAGTGGTCATGGCACCCTTGCATCGTGGGCGAATGTTTTAATTGGCCGCAAAGTTGGCAGTTTAATATCGTTGTTTTATATCTTTTTTTATTTTCCAATTTTATTAGGCCTTTTTCCAATTTTTAGTATTAATGCGATGTTTGATGCATTAGCAATTGAAAGTATTAGTAAAGGAACACAAAACATAATTTCCGTTAGTGTTGGTCTTGTTATTTTAATTTTGTTTTTCTTATTAAATATTTTCTTACGAAATATTGGGAAATGAGTTCAAGCAATTGGAACTTTTATTAAGTTTATTCCACTATTAGTTAGTTTAGTTGTGGGATTTATTGCGCCAATTAATGGCAATGTCTTTGATACTTATAAAGACTTAAAATTTGGTAATTTCTTTATGGGGTTATTACCGGTTTTATTTTCATTTGATGGGTTCATTTATGCTGCTGGATTACAAAAAGAAGTTTCTAATAAAAACGTTGTGCCAAAAGCATTGTTTACAGCAATGTTATTTATTACTATCTTTTATATTTTAAAAGTTATTTCATTGTTCTTAGGAACAAACGATGGTAGTGTTTTTACCTTATTTAAAAATGTTATTGAAGGACCCGTTGCTAAAATTTTAATGTGATTTATTATGTTGACAGCATTAATAAGTATTAATGGGTTAACTTTTGTAGCTCCTTCGTTAGGCCATACAGTCCAAGAAGAAAATCTAATTTATATTGGTAAAAAGGAATTAAATTATCAACAGATTGGTTTGATTCAAATGGGGATTACGATTAGTTTTAACTTATTATTGATAGGGCTTAGCTTGGGACTTATTGGTGATCCAATGTACTTGTTAGACCTTTCTTCTAATGCAGTTAGTTTTACGGCCTTTCTTTGTTATATTAGTTTAATTATTGTTATTTGTGTTAATCGCTATACAAAACGGGTGGAAGTAACAAAAGTCAAAGGGATGTATTATTATGCTGGGTTTTCCTTGTTCTTATTAATTGGTTCAATTAGTTATATTATGTATAGTTTCTTTGCTTTTAGTAGTAATCATAAGACTTTATATAGTTTATTGATTATTATTGGAGGAACCTTAATAATGTGAGGAATTAATGAACTATTATTAAGTACAAAAGGGACTCCTTTTCCCTGACAAAACAATATCAAAAAACCCATTGGTTAA
- the ylqF gene encoding ribosome biogenesis GTPase YlqF, with the protein MTTNIHWFPGHMAKAIKKIDEQSKLIDLVIEIVDSRIPFSSSNPLVDNLRGSKPKLVILNKKDLADPVTIKSWLNYYQQQQISVLPLDSKHANITKLIIEKINFICAPKMERDKKWGIKTPKVKVLVIGIPNVGKSTFINALVKRNSARIGNKPGVTKGQQWLKLNQQIDLVDTPGILWPKIEDSQVALNLAFTRSIKDDILPKEEICLAAIKWMQQHYFSLLVKEYHLTTRDNFVITDERDLFQLLLIMQQNRFHKVDEGNVNNIVTDFLNKLWNNKFGLMSFEFPPASGATNTWWINLNKRYIL; encoded by the coding sequence GTGACAACAAATATTCATTGATTTCCTGGCCATATGGCAAAAGCAATTAAAAAAATTGACGAACAAAGTAAATTGATTGATTTGGTGATTGAAATTGTTGATAGTCGCATTCCGTTTTCCTCGTCAAATCCGTTAGTTGATAACTTACGTGGTTCAAAACCAAAGTTAGTTATTTTAAATAAAAAAGATTTAGCAGATCCAGTTACTATTAAGTCATGACTTAATTATTATCAGCAACAACAAATTTCCGTTTTACCGTTAGATAGTAAACATGCTAATATTACAAAATTAATTATTGAAAAAATTAATTTTATTTGTGCCCCAAAAATGGAACGCGATAAAAAATGGGGAATTAAGACTCCTAAAGTAAAAGTATTAGTAATCGGGATTCCAAATGTTGGGAAATCTACTTTTATTAATGCCTTAGTGAAGCGAAATTCCGCCCGGATTGGAAATAAACCGGGTGTAACAAAAGGGCAACAATGATTAAAATTAAATCAGCAAATTGATTTAGTTGATACCCCAGGGATTTTATGACCAAAAATTGAAGATTCACAAGTAGCATTAAATTTAGCTTTTACCCGTTCAATTAAAGACGACATTTTGCCAAAAGAAGAAATTTGTTTAGCAGCAATTAAATGAATGCAGCAACATTATTTTTCCTTATTGGTAAAAGAGTATCATTTGACAACAAGGGATAATTTTGTAATAACAGATGAAAGGGACCTTTTTCAATTATTATTAATAATGCAACAAAATCGCTTTCATAAAGTTGATGAGGGCAATGTCAATAACATTGTTACTGACTTTCTCAACAAGTTATGAAATAACAAATTTGGGTTAATGTCGTTTGAATTTCCCCCAGCAAGCGGAGCAACCAACACCTGATGAATAAATTTGAACAAGAGGTATATACTGTAA
- the gltX gene encoding glutamate--tRNA ligase has translation MNQKVRLRYAPSPTGFLHIGNTRTALFNYLFAKHYQGAFVVRIEDTDLERNVEGAVASQLDNLLWLGIESDETIDRPGAYGPYRQLERLELYQKYAQELLIVKKAYYCFCTPEELEKDREAQLAKGCLSPRYNRKCWQLIPTVIAEKLAQKIPYNLRFFVPDEATYDFNDLVRGPVHFEGKDLGDWVILKSNGIPTYNFAVVIDDMLMEISHVVRGEEHISNTPKQLMIYEAFKVQPPVFAHLTLIVNEQHKKLSKRDGHLMQFISQYRTLGYLPAAIFNFISLLGWSPTGTTEIFSHDELIKIFDETRFSKSPSMFNIKKLTWINNYYLKQMSDEEYLAFVRPFLSAEYDLTKKTAAWINMLLLIYKKELQYGAEIVVLAKPFFEPTTKLSSVTQAMLTELSGYEAMIATFKTGLTELVDWTETNIKELITKLGDKYAMKGKNLFMPIRIFTSHQEHGPELVKVIYLLGKEQVISNITKLQ, from the coding sequence ATGAATCAAAAAGTTAGGTTACGTTATGCCCCAAGTCCAACGGGATTTTTACATATTGGTAATACGAGAACAGCATTATTTAATTATTTATTTGCGAAGCATTATCAAGGTGCTTTTGTTGTGCGAATTGAAGATACCGATCTTGAACGGAATGTGGAAGGAGCGGTTGCTTCACAATTAGATAATTTACTATGATTAGGAATTGAGTCAGATGAAACAATTGATAGGCCCGGGGCTTATGGTCCATATCGCCAGTTAGAACGGTTAGAACTTTATCAAAAATATGCACAAGAGTTATTAATAGTGAAAAAAGCATATTATTGTTTTTGTACGCCCGAAGAACTTGAAAAAGATCGGGAAGCGCAATTAGCAAAAGGGTGTCTTTCACCACGCTACAATCGGAAATGTTGACAATTAATACCAACCGTGATTGCAGAGAAATTAGCACAGAAAATACCATATAATTTACGTTTTTTTGTTCCTGATGAAGCAACCTATGATTTTAATGATTTAGTGCGGGGGCCTGTTCATTTTGAAGGAAAAGATTTGGGGGACTGGGTCATTTTAAAATCAAATGGGATTCCAACTTATAACTTTGCTGTTGTGATTGATGATATGTTAATGGAAATTAGTCATGTTGTGCGGGGAGAGGAGCATATTTCAAATACGCCAAAACAATTAATGATTTATGAAGCATTTAAGGTCCAACCACCTGTTTTTGCCCACTTAACTTTAATTGTTAATGAACAACATAAGAAGTTATCAAAACGTGATGGTCATTTAATGCAATTTATTAGTCAATATCGGACATTGGGATATTTACCCGCGGCAATCTTTAATTTTATTAGTTTATTAGGTTGATCGCCAACCGGGACAACCGAAATTTTCAGTCACGATGAATTAATTAAAATCTTTGATGAAACCCGTTTTAGTAAATCACCAAGTATGTTTAATATTAAGAAATTAACTTGAATAAATAATTATTATTTGAAACAAATGAGTGATGAAGAATATTTAGCTTTTGTCCGACCATTTTTATCAGCGGAATATGACTTAACAAAAAAAACAGCTGCCTGAATAAATATGTTATTATTAATCTATAAAAAAGAGTTGCAATATGGTGCCGAAATTGTGGTTTTAGCAAAACCATTTTTTGAACCAACAACCAAGTTATCATCAGTGACACAAGCAATGTTAACTGAATTAAGTGGTTATGAAGCAATGATAGCAACTTTTAAAACAGGTTTGACGGAGCTTGTTGATTGAACAGAAACGAATATTAAAGAACTAATTACAAAATTGGGCGATAAATATGCTATGAAAGGAAAGAATTTATTTATGCCAATTCGAATTTTTACTTCTCATCAAGAACATGGACCAGAGCTAGTGAAGGTTATTTATTTATTAGGGAAAGAACAAGTAATTAGTAATATTACTAAATTACAATAA
- a CDS encoding DDE-type integrase/transposase/recombinase has protein sequence MKENNIKAEYVKRMRRKILIKQNRNKNIIKYPDLVNRNFNDIKERFSILFTDITYLIWNGKKHYQSTILDGYTKEIIDVKWSKFNNNKLVIDNLNDAINKIKKIKKDLNKTIIHSDHGYQYTSKDYNSKYLDNKIIISMGKNYHCADNIIIESFHSLLKKGTIHNKNYKSHNEYINDVKKWNKWYSNQK, from the coding sequence ATGAAAGAAAATAATATTAAAGCTGAATATGTAAAGCGTATGCGTAGAAAAATATTAATAAAACAAAATAGAAATAAAAATATAATTAAATATCCTGATTTAGTAAATCGTAATTTTAATGATATTAAAGAAAGATTTTCAATTTTATTTACTGATATAACTTATTTAATTTGAAATGGTAAAAAACATTATCAATCAACAATACTTGATGGATATACTAAAGAAATTATTGATGTAAAATGATCAAAATTTAATAATAACAAACTTGTAATTGATAATTTAAATGATGCAATTAATAAAATTAAAAAAATAAAAAAAGATCTAAATAAAACAATAATTCATTCAGATCATGGATATCAATATACATCTAAAGATTATAATAGTAAATATTTAGATAACAAAATTATAATTTCAATGGGTAAAAATTATCATTGTGCAGACAACATTATTATTGAAAGTTTTCATTCATTACTTAAAAAAGGAACAATCCATAATAAAAATTATAAATCTCATAATGAATATATTAATGATGTTAAAAAATGAAATAAATGATATTCAAACCAAAAATAA
- the rsmG gene encoding 16S rRNA (guanine(527)-N(7))-methyltransferase RsmG, which translates to MIKLITTALQELTITPEQTKKLQIYYQYLIAQNQVMNLTTITNEEEVYFKHFLDSLLLLKEFTFSEAMKVSDVGSGAGFPGLVLKIFCPTIKLTIIEALEKRCLFLQQLVTKLQLTDVEIVHARAEKYSRDHSETFDVVVSRAVANLGMLLELVVRMVKVNGMLIYYKGPHVKEELQAVQKTLPALNLTLTKIQEDKINQLGERNICYFTKTAATPATYPRRFNQIKKFPIG; encoded by the coding sequence ATGATTAAATTAATTACAACAGCGTTGCAAGAATTAACAATTACACCAGAGCAAACAAAAAAATTACAAATATATTATCAATATTTGATAGCGCAAAACCAAGTGATGAATTTAACAACAATCACTAATGAAGAAGAGGTTTATTTTAAGCATTTTCTTGATTCGTTATTGTTATTAAAAGAATTTACTTTTTCTGAAGCAATGAAAGTTAGCGATGTTGGCAGTGGTGCTGGATTTCCGGGGCTAGTTTTAAAAATTTTTTGTCCAACAATTAAATTAACAATTATTGAAGCGTTAGAGAAACGATGTTTATTTTTACAACAATTAGTGACGAAATTACAATTAACAGATGTTGAAATTGTTCATGCGCGAGCTGAAAAATATAGCCGTGATCATTCCGAAACATTTGATGTTGTTGTCTCGCGTGCTGTTGCGAATTTGGGGATGTTATTAGAATTAGTTGTACGGATGGTTAAAGTAAACGGAATGCTGATTTATTATAAAGGACCACATGTTAAGGAAGAATTACAAGCCGTGCAAAAAACATTGCCAGCCTTAAATTTAACATTAACAAAAATTCAAGAGGACAAGATTAACCAACTTGGGGAACGAAATATTTGTTATTTCACTAAGACAGCTGCAACGCCAGCAACCTATCCAAGACGCTTTAATCAAATAAAAAAATTTCCAATTGGATAA
- a CDS encoding AAA family ATPase, giving the protein MGKIIAITNQKGGVGKTTTSINLAAGLARTGQKILLVDIDPQGNATTGTGANKEEIHESMYDVLVGQIPLKNIIIPNIMTNVDLASATISLAGADIYLMERTEDNQSILLDRIKPVRDKYDFILIDCPPSLSLINRNALACADSILIPIQAEYYALEGLAQLLTTIHFVKKMFNESLAIEGIVLTMFDSRTKLSFEVMTEVKKYFNEKVYRTHIPRNVKISESPSHGLSIFEYDKSGAGAVAYEELAREMLANNGK; this is encoded by the coding sequence ATGGGAAAAATTATTGCAATCACTAACCAAAAAGGGGGTGTTGGTAAAACAACAACTTCAATTAATTTAGCAGCCGGCTTGGCTCGTACTGGACAGAAAATTTTATTAGTGGATATTGATCCCCAGGGAAATGCAACAACAGGGACCGGAGCTAATAAGGAAGAAATTCATGAGAGTATGTATGATGTCTTAGTTGGGCAAATTCCATTAAAAAATATTATTATTCCTAATATTATGACTAATGTTGATTTAGCATCAGCGACAATTTCATTAGCCGGGGCTGATATTTACTTAATGGAAAGAACAGAAGATAACCAAAGCATTTTATTAGATCGCATTAAACCGGTTCGTGATAAATATGATTTTATTTTAATTGATTGTCCGCCTTCGTTAAGTTTAATTAATCGAAATGCATTAGCTTGTGCTGATTCTATTTTAATTCCAATTCAAGCAGAATATTATGCTTTAGAAGGACTAGCGCAGTTATTAACAACAATTCATTTTGTGAAAAAAATGTTTAATGAAAGTTTAGCAATTGAGGGAATTGTATTAACAATGTTTGATTCACGGACAAAGTTATCTTTTGAAGTAATGACCGAGGTTAAAAAATATTTTAATGAAAAAGTTTATCGGACACACATTCCAAGAAATGTTAAAATTAGTGAATCACCATCCCATGGTTTAAGTATTTTTGAATATGATAAGAGTGGCGCAGGCGCAGTTGCTTATGAAGAATTAGCGAGAGAGATGTTGGCAAATAATGGCAAGTAA
- the ispF gene encoding 2-C-methyl-D-erythritol 2,4-cyclodiphosphate synthase, protein MRVGNSYDLHNLTAGTGFYLGGVFITCQYQVEAISDGDILLHTISEAIIGALGLGDLGVWFDETNQKIASSVILEKSLALMTAQNYQIGNIDGTIIVDQPRLQDNKKAIKVNLQKLLQIDQTKINLKATTTEQNFPNIIQSYTTLLLLPKVMKQKGRVRD, encoded by the coding sequence ATGCGAGTTGGTAATAGTTATGATTTACATAATTTAACAGCGGGAACTGGTTTTTATTTGGGGGGGGTTTTTATTACCTGTCAATACCAAGTGGAAGCTATTTCAGATGGTGATATTTTGTTGCATACAATTAGTGAAGCAATTATTGGCGCTTTAGGATTAGGCGATTTAGGGGTATGGTTTGATGAAACAAACCAAAAGATTGCTTCGTCAGTAATTTTAGAAAAATCCTTAGCCTTAATGACAGCCCAAAATTATCAAATTGGCAATATTGATGGAACAATAATTGTTGATCAACCTCGTTTACAAGATAATAAAAAAGCAATTAAAGTTAATTTACAGAAATTGTTGCAAATTGATCAGACCAAAATTAATTTAAAAGCAACAACAACGGAACAAAATTTTCCGAATATTATTCAAAGTTATACAACATTATTACTTTTGCCCAAAGTAATGAAACAAAAAGGTAGAGTGAGGGATTAA
- a CDS encoding HD domain-containing protein yields the protein MKLPLTIRDSVHGDIEINEEITVKLINTPEFQRLRRVSQLAGGQLVFPSASHTRFSHCIGVYHLVSQMLETTSFQEMYSKHEQLLVKLAGLLHDIGHGPFSHTFEIINKVTKQHIIHENYSSLLIKSPITKLNQILAAEFSPEEIDELCMIIEGKHPNGVLSSLVSSQLDADRMDYLLRDGQTSGVDYSHVDTQWIIRHLFIKDKKIVFPLKVQYAIESFLIGRYHMYKQIYLHPLGIGFDLTFEMMFKRLYDLYHSKHQFKNKAIITLLTPLLQGKMMSPEQYCLLDDYTLFTYLKMLESENDSILVTLIKMLTNRTFFRKINPEKRNLEEIKNNLIKKYKNHYNYFMVEYNLKPVKLYDSDTKPIYIDTLGGIKCIMDVSEVLAFKNNSNKAATTIWFSIGEKYEND from the coding sequence ATGAAACTACCACTAACAATTCGTGATAGTGTTCATGGCGATATTGAAATAAATGAAGAAATTACGGTGAAATTAATTAATACTCCCGAATTTCAGCGATTACGACGCGTTAGCCAATTGGCCGGAGGCCAATTGGTTTTTCCAAGTGCTTCTCATACGCGTTTTTCACATTGTATTGGTGTTTATCATCTTGTTAGTCAAATGTTAGAAACGACAAGTTTTCAAGAAATGTATAGTAAGCATGAACAATTGTTAGTTAAATTGGCGGGCTTATTGCATGATATTGGCCATGGTCCTTTTTCTCACACCTTTGAAATAATTAATAAAGTAACAAAACAACATATTATTCATGAAAATTATTCATCCTTATTAATTAAAAGTCCAATAACCAAGCTTAATCAAATTTTAGCGGCTGAATTTAGTCCAGAGGAAATTGATGAATTATGTATGATTATTGAAGGAAAACATCCTAATGGTGTTTTATCATCCTTAGTTTCTTCCCAATTAGATGCTGATCGGATGGATTACTTATTACGAGATGGGCAAACAAGTGGTGTTGACTATAGTCATGTTGATACACAATGAATTATTCGTCACTTGTTTATTAAGGATAAGAAAATTGTTTTTCCATTAAAAGTCCAATATGCCATTGAATCATTTTTAATTGGTCGTTATCACATGTATAAACAAATTTATTTACATCCATTAGGAATTGGGTTTGATCTAACTTTTGAAATGATGTTTAAACGGTTATATGATTTGTATCACAGTAAACATCAGTTTAAGAACAAAGCAATTATTACTTTGTTAACACCGCTTTTGCAAGGTAAGATGATGAGCCCTGAGCAATATTGTTTGTTAGATGATTATACTTTATTTACTTATTTAAAAATGTTAGAGAGTGAAAATGATTCGATTTTAGTTACTTTAATTAAAATGTTAACCAACCGGACATTTTTCCGAAAAATAAACCCTGAGAAAAGAAATTTAGAAGAAATTAAAAATAATTTGATAAAAAAATATAAAAACCATTATAATTACTTTATGGTTGAATATAACCTAAAACCAGTTAAATTATATGATAGTGATACAAAACCAATTTATATTGATACACTAGGAGGAATCAAATGCATTATGGATGTTTCGGAAGTATTAGCATTTAAAAATAATAGCAATAAAGCAGCAACAACAATTTGATTTTCAATTGGGGAAAAATATGAAAATGATTAA
- a CDS encoding transposase family protein, whose protein sequence is MARKGQKFNKYTAYFRKMIVQEVKNNSISFIAKKYQINKKTVASWYENFKKGILNTNKGPKESFEKRDLNYYKVRYELLKKLHDFYN, encoded by the coding sequence ATGGCAAGAAAAGGACAAAAATTTAATAAATATACAGCATATTTTCGAAAAATGATAGTACAAGAGGTTAAAAATAATAGTATAAGTTTTATTGCAAAAAAATATCAAATTAATAAAAAAACTGTTGCTTCATGGTATGAAAATTTTAAGAAAGGAATTTTAAACACCAATAAAGGTCCAAAAGAATCATTTGAAAAAAGAGATTTAAACTATTACAAAGTTAGGTATGAATTACTAAAAAAGCTTCATGACTTTTACAATTAA